Genomic window (Escherichia fergusonii ATCC 35469):
CACTCCCCAGTAGGTCATATTCAAAAACGGAGATAACTTCACCCATGATTTACAGCCTGCTCATCAAGGGGAGTCTGCTGGGGCTGATAAATTGAACGATAAGCCTGTGGAATATTCCAGATCTCTTGATCGAAATCTTTGAGCTCGTAAGCTGTTGATTGCTGATCATGGCGTCGTAAACCATGGTTGTTACCAAAAAGCGTATCGAGATCGTCGGTTTTCTCAATCACGAATTGCAGGTTGTCGTCTTGCTTTTGATTGTCTGCCAGCACCAACCGGATCTTGTTCCAGTCATCGAAAAAGTATTCCTGTAAAAGCGGAATGATCTTTTTCTGGAATGCGATCTTCAATTGTTTAAACGCAGCTTCTTCATCATCGGCATCGAGTGCATTTTTTACCGGCATAAAGAACGCATGCCCCAGCGTATGTTCACGATCGTAAAGAGCCTCGATGCGGCTATTGAGTTTCTCTAACAACGACTCGAGCTCTATGCCTTTCACCTTAGCTCCACTCAGTAAAGAGAGATCGGGCATCATTTCGACAAAGTCAAAGCGACGGCGCAAAGCCGTGTCCATCAGAGCTAAAGAACGGTCCGCTGTATTCATGGCTCCGATGATATCGACATTGGCGGGTACGCTGAAGTGATCACCGCTATAAGCCAGTTGCAGGCTCATTGCATTGGGCATGCCTGCACGCTTGTCAACTTCAATGAGTGAGATCAGTTCACCAAAGATCTTGGATATGTTGCCGCGATTGATCTCATCAATAAAAATGGCGTAGCGATGTCCTGGATCGGCATTCGCACGTTGGCAAAGGCGCATAAAGATACCCGGTTCAATGGGATAAGAGATATTGCCACTCTCATCAGAGCGAGCGCGTATACCTTCAATAAATTCTTCATAGCCGTAAGATTGGTGGAACGTAACCACCGCAAAACGCTGGATGGCTTCGGCAGATTTAGGGCCACGTTTAAGTTCGGCGTAGAGCTCTACCAAATCCTCCACTTGCTCGAGCTGTGAATCAACTAGCAACCATTCGCTGTTATCTGTTTTGTTAAATACGGCAGGCTCACGCCGATTCTTATAATCAACGGT
Coding sequences:
- a CDS encoding McrB family protein; the encoded protein is MTLVDSVEAGRLTISELIDALAKDKNYTASKWYQRYRAFTTLLQQTSTFTEPATDGLVKQLWYERDNGIASIRQGVPSLAEYQQSLPLLRELTERIRQQPDEETYQYVGNALQQAKENGLLKRMYWSLRNRVFAAFSPENYTSTVDENAFNKAAEFLNQHFHLGLALTGNWLQKNYELKQAIHAQSPDTDPYYVNMAIWHLYELLRERDNEQKQEKIASTTFITSSEPIENKIILHSPTNVIFFGPPGTGKTFRLQQKMKEYTSHAVPADRDAWLDSRLESLNWMQVITLVLLDLGKRAKVRQIIEHMWFQRKALLNGRNGNLSNTAWAALQSYTVPESLTVDYKNRREPAVFNKTDNSEWLLVDSQLEQVEDLVELYAELKRGPKSAEAIQRFAVVTFHQSYGYEEFIEGIRARSDESGNISYPIEPGIFMRLCQRANADPGHRYAIFIDEINRGNISKIFGELISLIEVDKRAGMPNAMSLQLAYSGDHFSVPANVDIIGAMNTADRSLALMDTALRRRFDFVEMMPDLSLLSGAKVKGIELESLLEKLNSRIEALYDREHTLGHAFFMPVKNALDADDEEAAFKQLKIAFQKKIIPLLQEYFFDDWNKIRLVLADNQKQDDNLQFVIEKTDDLDTLFGNNHGLRRHDQQSTAYELKDFDQEIWNIPQAYRSIYQPQQTPLDEQAVNHG